Proteins co-encoded in one Streptomyces sp. NBC_01283 genomic window:
- a CDS encoding GMC oxidoreductase — translation MSGTTTRSNGSGGVSRRRFIAGTSSIIGVATLASLAPAPQANAAAAAEPIGDGAHVPVLVIGTGYGGSVAALRLAQAGVDVHMIEMGMAWDTPGADGKIFAHTTSPDGRSYWLRTKTKQPLSNFLGFPIDKSIPRYTGILDAEEMGGIIVYQGRGVGGGSLVNGGMAVTPKRENFGAILPSVDADEMYSTYYPRANAGLGVSTIDPAWFDSVDCYQYSRVGRKHAQRSGFPFVFVPGVYDWDYMKQEAAGTVPKSAVAGEILYGNNYGKKSLQKTYIAKATATGKVTISPLHRVTTVSPASGGGYTVVIEQLNTTGDTTATKSVTADRVFFAAGSVGTSKLLVKLKATGALPHLNGEIGKGWGDNGNVMCGRANHMWDATGKVQSSIPTGGIDNWAAGGAFAEVAPLPTGIETYASFYLSITKNPNRASFSWNAAAGKAELNWQTAWKQPSIDAAKTIFDKINSKEGTIYRTDLFGTYKIWGDHLTYHPLGGAVLNKATDNYGRLHGHPGLYVIDGSLIPGNTSVNPFVTITALAERNIEKIIATDL, via the coding sequence ATGAGTGGCACCACCACGCGTTCCAACGGTTCCGGAGGCGTCTCACGCCGAAGATTCATAGCTGGAACCAGTTCTATTATTGGCGTCGCGACCCTCGCGAGTCTCGCCCCCGCCCCCCAGGCGAACGCCGCAGCCGCGGCCGAACCCATCGGCGACGGAGCCCACGTCCCCGTGCTGGTGATCGGCACCGGTTACGGCGGTTCCGTCGCTGCCCTGCGTCTCGCCCAGGCGGGCGTCGACGTCCACATGATCGAGATGGGCATGGCCTGGGACACCCCCGGCGCCGACGGCAAGATCTTCGCCCACACGACCTCGCCCGACGGCCGTTCCTACTGGCTGCGGACCAAGACCAAACAGCCCCTCAGCAACTTCCTCGGCTTCCCGATCGACAAATCCATCCCCCGCTACACCGGGATCCTCGACGCCGAGGAGATGGGCGGGATCATCGTCTACCAGGGCCGCGGCGTCGGCGGCGGCTCACTCGTCAACGGCGGCATGGCCGTCACGCCCAAGCGAGAGAACTTCGGCGCCATCCTCCCGTCGGTCGACGCCGACGAGATGTACTCCACCTACTACCCGCGCGCCAACGCCGGTCTCGGCGTCAGCACCATCGACCCCGCGTGGTTCGACAGCGTCGACTGCTACCAGTACTCCCGGGTCGGCCGTAAGCACGCCCAGCGCTCCGGGTTCCCGTTCGTCTTCGTGCCCGGCGTCTACGACTGGGACTACATGAAACAGGAGGCGGCCGGAACGGTCCCCAAGTCGGCTGTGGCCGGCGAGATCCTCTATGGCAACAACTACGGCAAGAAGTCGCTCCAGAAGACGTACATCGCCAAGGCCACCGCGACCGGAAAGGTCACCATCTCGCCGCTGCACAGGGTCACCACGGTGTCCCCCGCGTCCGGCGGCGGCTACACCGTCGTCATCGAGCAGCTCAACACCACCGGCGACACCACCGCCACCAAGTCCGTGACCGCCGACCGGGTGTTCTTCGCCGCGGGCAGCGTCGGCACCAGCAAGCTGCTCGTCAAACTGAAGGCCACCGGCGCTCTGCCCCACCTGAACGGAGAGATCGGCAAGGGGTGGGGCGACAACGGAAACGTCATGTGCGGGCGCGCCAATCACATGTGGGACGCGACCGGGAAGGTCCAGTCGTCCATCCCCACCGGCGGCATCGACAACTGGGCGGCCGGTGGCGCGTTCGCCGAAGTGGCACCCCTGCCCACCGGTATCGAGACCTACGCGTCGTTCTACCTGTCGATCACCAAGAACCCGAACCGCGCCTCGTTCTCCTGGAACGCAGCGGCGGGCAAGGCGGAGCTGAACTGGCAGACGGCCTGGAAGCAGCCGTCCATCGACGCCGCCAAGACCATCTTCGACAAGATCAACTCGAAGGAGGGGACGATCTACCGCACCGATCTGTTCGGCACGTACAAGATCTGGGGCGACCACCTCACCTACCACCCGCTCGGCGGCGCCGTCCTGAACAAGGCGACCGACAACTACGGCCGTCTGCACGGCCATCCGGGCCTGTACGTCATCGACGGCTCACTGATCCCCGGCAACACGAGCGTCAACCCGTTCGTCACCATCACGGCGCTCGCCGAACGCAACATCGAGAAGATCATCGCCACTGATCTGTAG
- a CDS encoding carboxymuconolactone decarboxylase family protein, giving the protein MHIDIPEGQEPIGYVWGDMVPGIGAAAANFSLSVYEHTTLGLREFEAARLRIAQINGCLFCLDWRTEREGRKVEEEFAEAVTQWRTTDAFDDRTRLAAEYAERYALDHHGLDEEFWARMTASYSQREIVELSMSIGSWLAFGRLNHVLGLDAVCVLPGH; this is encoded by the coding sequence ATGCACATAGACATTCCCGAGGGGCAGGAGCCCATCGGGTACGTGTGGGGCGACATGGTCCCCGGGATCGGCGCGGCGGCGGCGAACTTCTCGCTGTCGGTGTACGAGCACACGACCTTGGGGCTGCGGGAGTTCGAGGCCGCGCGGCTGCGGATCGCGCAGATCAACGGGTGCCTGTTCTGCCTCGACTGGCGGACCGAACGCGAGGGCCGGAAGGTCGAGGAGGAGTTCGCCGAGGCGGTCACCCAGTGGCGCACCACCGACGCCTTCGACGACCGGACACGCCTGGCCGCCGAGTACGCCGAGCGGTACGCCCTGGACCACCATGGCCTCGACGAGGAGTTCTGGGCGCGGATGACCGCGTCGTACAGTCAGCGCGAGATCGTGGAGCTGAGCATGAGCATCGGCTCCTGGCTGGCGTTCGGCCGGCTCAACCACGTGCTCGGCCTCGACGCGGTGTGCGTGCTCCCCGGGCACTGA